Proteins encoded in a region of the Leifsonia sp. PS1209 genome:
- a CDS encoding DUF3039 domain-containing protein, with the protein MYDDSISEPGGLPDGGGTATLDRELEELLQNEAIEPGDHERFSHYVKKEQILESAMTGKPVKALCGKMWTPGRDPQKFPVCPSCKEIYEKLRDE; encoded by the coding sequence ATGTACGACGACAGCATTTCGGAACCCGGCGGCCTGCCGGACGGCGGAGGAACGGCGACGCTCGACCGCGAGCTCGAAGAGCTCCTGCAGAACGAGGCCATCGAACCCGGTGACCACGAGCGCTTCTCGCACTACGTCAAGAAGGAGCAGATCCTCGAGTCCGCCATGACGGGCAAGCCGGTCAAGGCGCTCTGCGGCAAGATGTGGACCCCGGGCCGCGACCCGCAGAAGTTCCCGGTGTGCCCCAGCTGCAAAGAGATCTACGAGAAGCTGCGCGACGAATAG
- a CDS encoding ABC transporter ATP-binding protein, protein MAANAGEGDGVSSPPTKAAKPAAVKRAPSAKTAAAAAGSSTRSASPRAPRTTKPRATKATLPVETTATIEVAAPAEVDAPAAVDAPAEVAVPSAPAASTAASTQTKAAPTSTESVLSVTGLYKRFGDTVAVDGVSLDVKEGSFYGIVGPNGAGKTTTLSMITGLLRPDAGRVLVHGIDAWTDPVRAKRAIGVLPDKLRLFDRLTGAQLLHYSGTLRGLSAKTVRSRSADLATAFGIEDALDRLVADYSAGMTKKIALAAAMIHSPRLLVLDEPFESVDPVSAANVIEILQRYAAAGGTVVLSSHGMDLIQRVCDSVAIIVQGKVLAAGTIDEVRGEQTLEERFVELAGGRKAAEGMEWLHSFSD, encoded by the coding sequence ATGGCCGCGAATGCAGGTGAGGGAGACGGTGTCTCCTCGCCGCCGACGAAGGCTGCGAAGCCCGCGGCGGTGAAACGCGCTCCGAGCGCGAAGACGGCGGCGGCAGCCGCTGGTTCGAGCACGCGCAGCGCGTCGCCGCGCGCACCGCGCACCACGAAGCCGCGTGCGACGAAGGCGACCCTGCCGGTCGAGACGACCGCGACGATCGAGGTCGCCGCGCCCGCCGAAGTGGATGCGCCTGCTGCGGTGGATGCGCCCGCCGAGGTTGCCGTGCCCTCCGCGCCCGCCGCATCCACTGCTGCCAGCACGCAGACGAAGGCGGCGCCCACCTCCACCGAGAGCGTGCTCAGCGTCACCGGGCTCTACAAGCGCTTCGGCGACACGGTCGCCGTCGACGGCGTGTCGCTCGACGTGAAGGAGGGCTCCTTCTACGGCATCGTCGGGCCGAACGGCGCGGGAAAGACCACGACGCTCTCCATGATCACCGGGCTGCTCCGGCCGGACGCCGGACGGGTGCTCGTGCACGGCATCGACGCCTGGACGGACCCCGTCCGCGCCAAGCGCGCGATCGGCGTCCTCCCCGACAAGCTGCGGCTGTTCGACCGGCTCACCGGCGCCCAGCTGCTCCACTACTCCGGCACGCTGCGCGGGCTGAGCGCCAAGACCGTGCGGTCGCGCTCCGCCGACCTCGCGACGGCGTTCGGCATCGAGGACGCCCTCGACCGCCTCGTCGCCGACTACTCGGCGGGCATGACCAAGAAGATCGCGCTGGCCGCTGCGATGATCCACTCGCCGCGCCTCCTCGTGCTCGACGAGCCGTTCGAGTCCGTCGACCCCGTGTCCGCGGCGAACGTCATCGAGATCCTGCAACGCTATGCGGCGGCGGGCGGCACGGTGGTGCTGTCCAGTCACGGCATGGACCTCATCCAGCGGGTGTGCGACAGCGTCGCGATCATCGTGCAGGGCAAGGTGCTCGCGGCCGGGACCATCGACGAGGTGCGCGGTGAGCAGACCCTCGAGGAGCGGTTCGTCGAGCTGGCAGGCGGACGCAAGGCAGCGGAGGGCATGGAGTGGTTGCACAGTTTCTCGGACTGA
- a CDS encoding VTT domain-containing protein, which produces MIHHAGLIPWLDPHTIIDAAGPWALVVVGAIVFAETGLLVGFLLPGDTLLVISGLLTHTSLVFGVDIWWVCLVIAFGAFLGGEVGYLIGHKFGPRVFERKESGLFSMENVRRTNAFFDRFGALAVIVARFVPIVRTFAPVAAGVGHMNYKKYSLYNAIGALIWGAGLTYFGFLIGYIPPVANFVSSYIDIILIGAVLITLVPTLIHYFQSLHKAKKKAAAAAEAGEPTSAPEPRTTPDA; this is translated from the coding sequence TTGATCCATCACGCCGGACTCATCCCGTGGCTCGACCCGCACACCATCATCGATGCCGCCGGTCCGTGGGCGCTCGTCGTCGTCGGCGCGATCGTGTTCGCGGAGACGGGCCTGCTCGTCGGGTTCCTTCTGCCGGGTGACACGCTCCTCGTCATCTCCGGACTGCTCACGCACACCTCGCTGGTGTTCGGCGTCGACATCTGGTGGGTCTGCCTGGTGATCGCGTTCGGGGCATTCCTCGGCGGCGAGGTCGGCTATCTGATCGGCCACAAGTTCGGGCCACGGGTCTTCGAACGCAAAGAGAGCGGGCTGTTCAGCATGGAGAACGTGCGCCGCACCAACGCGTTCTTCGACCGCTTCGGCGCTCTCGCCGTGATCGTCGCCCGCTTCGTGCCGATCGTGCGCACCTTCGCGCCCGTCGCGGCCGGCGTCGGCCACATGAACTACAAGAAGTACTCGCTCTACAACGCCATCGGCGCGCTCATCTGGGGCGCAGGGCTCACCTACTTCGGCTTCCTCATCGGCTACATCCCGCCCGTCGCCAACTTCGTCTCCAGCTACATCGACATCATCCTGATCGGCGCCGTGCTGATCACGCTGGTGCCCACCCTCATCCACTACTTCCAGTCGCTGCACAAGGCGAAGAAGAAGGCGGCAGCGGCGGCCGAAGCCGGCGAGCCCACCAGCGCGCCCGAGCCCCGGACGACGCCGGACGCCTGA
- the rph gene encoding ribonuclease PH — translation MTDIIRADGRTTHQLRPVTIERGWSTQAEGSALISFGNTKVLCTASFTNGVPRWMAGKGKGWVTAEYSMLPRSTNSRMDRESVKGKIGGRTHEISRLIGRSLRAVVDMKALGENTIVLDCDVLQADGGTRTAAITGAYVALVDALEWGREHRFIGQKATPLIDSVSAVSVGIIDGEPMLDLAYVEDVRAETDMNVVVTGRGLFVEVQGTAEGAPFDRRELDALLDLAVGGAADLAQIQTAALAATPGGAQD, via the coding sequence GTGACCGACATCATCCGCGCCGACGGGCGCACCACCCACCAGCTGCGGCCGGTCACCATCGAGCGCGGCTGGAGCACGCAGGCCGAGGGCTCTGCGCTCATCTCGTTCGGCAACACCAAGGTGCTCTGCACCGCGTCGTTCACGAACGGCGTGCCGCGCTGGATGGCCGGCAAGGGCAAGGGCTGGGTGACCGCGGAGTACTCGATGCTGCCGCGCTCGACCAACAGCCGCATGGACCGCGAGTCGGTCAAGGGCAAGATCGGCGGCCGCACGCACGAGATCAGCAGGCTGATCGGCCGCAGCCTGCGCGCGGTGGTCGACATGAAGGCGCTCGGCGAGAACACCATCGTGCTCGACTGCGACGTGCTGCAGGCGGACGGCGGCACCCGCACCGCCGCGATCACCGGTGCTTACGTCGCCCTGGTCGACGCACTGGAGTGGGGTCGGGAGCACCGCTTCATCGGCCAGAAGGCCACCCCGCTGATCGACTCGGTCTCTGCGGTCTCGGTCGGCATCATCGACGGGGAGCCGATGCTCGACCTCGCATACGTCGAGGACGTGCGCGCCGAGACGGACATGAACGTCGTCGTCACCGGCCGCGGCCTCTTCGTCGAGGTGCAGGGCACGGCGGAAGGCGCGCCCTTCGACCGCCGCGAATTGGATGCGCTGCTCGACCTCGCCGTCGGCGGAGCGGCCGACCTCGCGCAGATCCAGACCGCAGCGCTGGCCGCGACGCCGGGCGGAGCGCAGGACTGA
- a CDS encoding LLM class flavin-dependent oxidoreductase translates to MSTKLELGIDTFGDVTNDADGQPLPQAQVLRNVVAEGVLADQVGLDFIGVGEHHRKDFAVSAPEVVLAAIAGQTERIHLGSAVTVLSSDDPVRVFQRFATLDGVSGGRAEVILGRGSFIESFPLFGYDLGQYEELFEEKLNLFTEVRKQEPVTWTGALRASLDGQSVYPHLENGLLKTWIGVGGSPESVVRAAHYGLPLMLAIIGGGPMRFKPLAELYRNALEQFGGDTTLPIGVHSPGFIAATDEEAKETLWPHYEAMTNRIGRERGWPPATRARFEHEAGEDGALFVGSPETVAKKIAYTANGLGIERFDLKISNGTLGHDHLMKAIELYGTEVAPRVHELLS, encoded by the coding sequence ATGAGCACGAAGCTCGAACTCGGGATCGACACGTTCGGCGACGTCACCAACGACGCGGACGGCCAGCCGCTCCCCCAGGCGCAGGTGCTGCGCAACGTGGTGGCGGAGGGCGTGCTCGCCGACCAGGTCGGCCTCGACTTCATCGGCGTCGGGGAGCACCACCGCAAAGACTTCGCCGTGTCGGCGCCCGAGGTGGTGCTGGCCGCCATCGCCGGGCAGACCGAGCGCATCCACCTGGGTTCGGCGGTCACCGTGCTCAGTTCGGACGACCCCGTGCGCGTGTTCCAGCGCTTCGCCACGCTCGACGGCGTCTCCGGCGGCCGCGCGGAGGTCATCCTCGGCAGAGGGTCGTTCATCGAGTCGTTCCCGCTCTTCGGCTACGACCTCGGCCAGTACGAGGAGCTGTTCGAGGAGAAGCTGAACCTGTTCACCGAGGTGCGCAAGCAGGAGCCGGTGACCTGGACGGGCGCTCTCCGCGCATCCCTCGACGGCCAGTCGGTGTATCCGCACCTGGAGAACGGCCTGCTGAAGACCTGGATCGGCGTGGGAGGAAGCCCGGAGTCGGTCGTCCGCGCCGCCCACTACGGCCTGCCGCTGATGCTCGCGATCATCGGCGGAGGCCCGATGCGGTTCAAGCCGCTGGCCGAACTGTACCGCAACGCGCTCGAACAGTTCGGCGGAGACACCACCCTCCCGATCGGCGTGCACTCCCCCGGCTTCATCGCCGCCACCGACGAGGAGGCCAAGGAGACGCTCTGGCCGCACTACGAGGCGATGACCAACAGGATCGGCCGCGAGCGCGGCTGGCCGCCCGCGACGCGTGCACGGTTCGAGCACGAGGCGGGAGAGGACGGCGCCCTGTTCGTCGGCTCGCCGGAGACGGTCGCGAAGAAGATCGCGTACACCGCCAACGGGCTCGGCATCGAGCGCTTCGACCTCAAGATCAGCAACGGCACCCTCGGCCACGACCACCTGATGAAGGCCATCGAGCTCTACGGCACCGAGGTCGCCCCGCGCGTGCATGAGCTATTGTCGTAG
- the rdgB gene encoding RdgB/HAM1 family non-canonical purine NTP pyrophosphatase, translating into MVRVVLATHNQHKAAEFQQILGDAVPGLEIVAYDGPEPVEDGVTFEQNALIKARAATAHTGLPALADDSGICVDAMGGAPGIFSARWAGSHGDAEANLRLLLDQLADLPIGTRGAHFTATLALVTPDGDETVVEGQWPGRIARTARGTNGHGYDPIFVPAGHESTAAELGPAVKNAESHRARAFAAMVPALTALVERSR; encoded by the coding sequence ATGGTCCGCGTCGTCCTCGCCACGCACAACCAGCACAAGGCTGCCGAGTTCCAGCAGATCCTCGGGGACGCGGTCCCCGGCCTCGAGATCGTGGCGTACGACGGCCCGGAGCCGGTCGAGGACGGCGTCACCTTCGAGCAGAACGCGCTGATCAAGGCGCGTGCGGCGACGGCGCACACCGGGCTGCCCGCCCTCGCGGACGACTCGGGCATCTGCGTGGATGCGATGGGCGGGGCACCGGGGATCTTCTCCGCCCGCTGGGCGGGTTCGCACGGCGACGCAGAGGCGAACCTGCGGCTGCTGCTCGACCAGCTCGCCGATCTGCCGATCGGCACGCGCGGCGCGCACTTCACGGCGACGCTCGCGCTGGTCACCCCGGACGGAGACGAGACGGTGGTGGAGGGCCAGTGGCCCGGCCGCATCGCTCGGACGGCACGCGGCACGAACGGCCACGGCTACGACCCGATCTTCGTGCCGGCCGGGCACGAGAGCACGGCCGCCGAGCTCGGGCCGGCGGTGAAGAACGCCGAGAGCCACCGCGCGCGGGCGTTCGCGGCGATGGTCCCCGCGCTGACCGCGCTGGTGGAGCGCTCGCGCTGA
- a CDS encoding cation diffusion facilitator family transporter, whose amino-acid sequence MSHNHGHSANRNRLLIAIGIVATVLVVEVVGAWLSGSLSLLADAGHMLSDLTGLIVALLATIVAARPASDRQTFGYRRAEVFGALVNGLILLVVAVGVTIGAIGRLVAGESEVQSIPMLIVAAIGLVANLGALLLLRPAAGHSINMRGAYLEVLGDLIGSVTVIVAAVVILATGFVQADAIASLLIAVFIVPRAYLLLRDVMRVLSEAAPADTDVAEIRDHIRKTPGVVAVHDVHVWAITSGAPVFTAHVVVEPSVFSSGKTGDLLDELSGCLSKHFDVEHSTFQLEPAEHAAHEDEFHA is encoded by the coding sequence ATGAGTCACAACCACGGGCATTCCGCCAATCGCAACCGGCTCCTGATCGCCATCGGGATCGTCGCGACCGTTCTGGTCGTCGAGGTGGTCGGCGCGTGGCTGAGCGGCTCGCTGTCGCTGCTCGCGGACGCCGGGCACATGCTCAGCGACCTGACCGGGCTGATCGTGGCGCTGCTCGCGACCATCGTCGCCGCGCGCCCGGCCAGCGACCGGCAGACGTTCGGCTACCGCAGGGCTGAGGTGTTCGGCGCGCTCGTCAACGGGCTGATCCTCCTGGTGGTCGCCGTCGGTGTCACCATCGGAGCGATCGGCAGGCTGGTCGCGGGCGAGTCGGAGGTGCAGAGCATCCCGATGCTGATCGTCGCGGCCATCGGGCTGGTGGCGAACCTCGGCGCCCTGCTGCTGCTGCGCCCGGCCGCCGGACACTCGATCAACATGCGCGGCGCGTACCTGGAAGTGCTCGGCGACCTGATCGGGTCGGTGACGGTGATCGTCGCGGCCGTGGTCATCCTGGCCACCGGGTTCGTGCAGGCGGACGCCATCGCGTCGCTGCTGATCGCGGTGTTCATCGTGCCGCGCGCGTACCTGCTGCTGCGGGATGTGATGCGCGTGCTCAGCGAGGCGGCTCCCGCGGACACCGACGTGGCGGAGATCAGGGACCACATCCGGAAGACGCCGGGGGTGGTCGCGGTGCACGACGTGCACGTCTGGGCGATCACGTCGGGCGCCCCGGTGTTCACGGCGCACGTGGTGGTCGAGCCGTCAGTGTTCAGCTCCGGCAAGACGGGCGACCTGCTGGACGAACTCTCCGGATGCCTGTCGAAGCACTTCGACGTCGAGCACTCCACGTTCCAGCTGGAGCCGGCGGAGCACGCCGCCCACGAGGACGAGTTCCACGCCTGA
- a CDS encoding phosphocholine cytidylyltransferase family protein, producing the protein MTTQVVILAAGMGSRLGRSLPKPLTELSDGRTIMQQQFDNIHAAFGKDAKVTIVVGYKLEHIIEAFPDASFVYNEQYDQTNTSKSLMRALQASGNGGVLWMNGDVVFDPAVLVRAAATVNRDQSFVTVNTSSVADEEVKYTTGAEGYIQELSKTVKNGLGEAVGINYISSADKAGLLRQLQRVGDQDYFERGIELAIEQDGMLVEPVDISDLYAVEVDFQEDLERANLFV; encoded by the coding sequence GTGACGACCCAGGTAGTGATTCTGGCAGCCGGCATGGGCAGCCGTCTCGGACGAAGCCTTCCGAAGCCTCTCACCGAGCTCAGCGACGGCCGCACCATCATGCAGCAGCAGTTCGACAACATCCACGCTGCCTTCGGCAAGGACGCCAAGGTCACGATCGTCGTCGGCTACAAGCTCGAGCACATCATCGAGGCCTTCCCCGACGCCTCCTTCGTCTACAACGAGCAGTACGACCAGACCAACACCTCCAAGAGCCTCATGCGCGCCCTGCAGGCGTCCGGCAACGGCGGCGTGCTCTGGATGAACGGCGACGTGGTCTTCGACCCGGCCGTCCTCGTGCGTGCAGCAGCCACCGTCAACCGCGACCAGTCGTTCGTGACCGTCAACACCTCGTCGGTGGCCGACGAGGAGGTCAAGTACACCACCGGCGCAGAGGGCTACATCCAGGAGCTGTCGAAGACCGTCAAGAACGGTCTGGGCGAGGCCGTCGGCATCAACTACATCTCCAGCGCAGACAAGGCGGGCCTGCTGCGCCAGCTGCAGCGCGTCGGCGACCAGGACTACTTCGAGCGCGGCATCGAGCTCGCGATCGAGCAGGACGGGATGCTCGTCGAGCCTGTCGACATCTCCGACCTGTACGCCGTCGAGGTCGACTTCCAGGAAGACCTGGAGCGCGCGAACCTCTTCGTGTAG
- a CDS encoding ABC transporter ATP-binding protein, with translation MTAPIIDVADLGVRFRRNRGGRRSFKDLFSSRQRRTRPDDFWALRNVSFSVGEGEAIGVVGRNGQGKSTLLKLVAGVMLPDEGFVRVEDGVAPLIEITGGFVDDLTVRDNVYLTAGLHGMSRSQIDERFDSIIDFAEIRDFVDTPYKHLSSGMKVRIAFSVISQLEEPIILVDEVLAVGDRGFREKCYRRIEELLAGGRTLFFVSHNEKDLRRFCERGLYLDKGSLVLDGSIDDVLELYNRDYGS, from the coding sequence ATGACGGCACCCATCATCGACGTGGCCGACCTCGGCGTGCGGTTCCGCAGGAACCGCGGAGGACGGCGTTCGTTCAAAGACCTGTTCAGCTCGCGGCAGCGCCGCACCCGCCCCGACGACTTCTGGGCGCTCCGCAATGTCAGCTTCAGTGTGGGCGAGGGCGAGGCCATCGGCGTCGTCGGCCGCAACGGCCAGGGCAAGTCCACGCTGCTGAAGCTGGTGGCCGGCGTCATGCTGCCCGACGAGGGCTTCGTGCGGGTCGAGGACGGCGTCGCGCCGCTGATCGAGATCACCGGCGGGTTCGTCGACGATCTCACGGTGCGCGACAACGTCTACCTGACCGCCGGGCTGCACGGGATGTCGCGCTCGCAGATCGACGAGCGGTTCGACAGCATCATCGACTTCGCGGAGATCCGCGACTTCGTGGACACCCCGTACAAGCACCTGTCGAGCGGCATGAAGGTGCGCATCGCCTTCTCCGTGATCTCGCAGCTCGAAGAGCCGATCATCCTGGTGGACGAGGTGCTCGCCGTCGGAGACCGGGGCTTCCGAGAGAAGTGCTACCGGCGCATCGAGGAGCTGCTCGCGGGCGGCAGGACGCTCTTCTTCGTCTCGCACAACGAGAAGGACCTGCGCCGCTTCTGCGAACGCGGCCTCTACCTCGACAAGGGCTCCCTGGTGCTCGACGGCTCCATCGACGACGTGCTCGAGCTCTACAACCGCGACTACGGGAGCTGA
- the murI gene encoding glutamate racemase, which yields MTDAPIGIFDSGVGGLTVARAVRDQLPNESILYVGDTLHSPYGPKPIADVRRFSLDVLDFLVDQGVKMLVIACNTASSAMLRDARERYSVPVIEVIQPAVRRAVAATRSNRVGVIGTVGTINSRAYEDAFAAAPSLELFTQACPRFVEFVEAGVTSGDEVLQVTAEYLQPLRDADVDTLVLGCTHYPFLKGAISYVMGEGVSLVSSDTETAKDVYRTIVGGGLERTSPLPPTIHYEATGADTETFLRLAHRFIGPQVASVDLVQTGVIELPRP from the coding sequence GTGACCGATGCACCGATTGGGATTTTCGACTCGGGCGTCGGCGGGCTCACCGTCGCACGCGCCGTCCGCGATCAGCTCCCGAACGAGTCCATCCTCTACGTGGGCGACACGCTGCACTCCCCGTACGGGCCGAAGCCGATCGCCGACGTGCGCCGCTTCTCGCTGGACGTGCTCGACTTCCTGGTCGACCAGGGCGTGAAGATGCTCGTGATCGCCTGCAACACGGCGTCGTCCGCCATGCTCCGGGATGCGCGGGAGCGCTACTCCGTGCCGGTCATCGAGGTCATCCAGCCGGCCGTGCGCCGCGCGGTCGCCGCCACTCGCAGCAACAGGGTGGGTGTGATCGGCACCGTCGGCACCATCAACTCCCGCGCGTACGAGGACGCCTTCGCCGCCGCCCCGTCTCTCGAACTGTTCACCCAGGCCTGCCCGCGCTTCGTGGAGTTCGTCGAGGCCGGTGTCACCAGCGGAGACGAGGTGCTGCAGGTGACCGCCGAATACCTGCAGCCGCTGCGCGACGCCGACGTGGACACGCTCGTGCTCGGTTGCACGCACTACCCGTTCCTCAAGGGCGCCATCTCGTACGTGATGGGGGAGGGCGTCTCGCTCGTGTCGAGCGACACCGAGACGGCCAAGGACGTGTACCGCACCATCGTGGGCGGCGGGCTGGAACGCACGTCGCCGCTGCCTCCGACCATCCACTACGAGGCGACGGGGGCGGACACCGAGACGTTCCTGCGCCTCGCGCACCGGTTCATCGGTCCGCAGGTCGCCTCCGTCGACCTCGTGCAGACCGGCGTGATCGAGTTGCCGCGCCCGTGA
- a CDS encoding nicotinate phosphoribosyltransferase, which yields MMASSALLTDRYELTMLDAALLSGTHDRECVFEAFTRRLPAGRRYGILAGTGRLLELIEQFRFGDEELDYLRSNNVVRDATIDWLADYRFSGTISGYREGEVFFPGSPFLVVDAPFAEGVILETLLLSVFNYDSAVASAAARMVTAAGGRPVAEMGSRRANERAAVAAARAAFIAGFSATSNLEAGRAWGVPTMGTAAHAFTLLHDREEDAFRAQVDALGPGTTLLVDTFDVEKAIDTAVRVAGTGLGAVRLDSGDLPNLVRRVRDQLDGLGAVNTKITVTNDLDEFTIAALAASPVDSYGVGTSVVTGSGHPASGMVYKLVAHREHDGTGEWIPVAKKSDGKATVGGRKHPVRRLDDNGVAVAEAIHVIEKGATVEDRGRDLLVPLITDGVVHREHLGAAGTAAAREHRALAMAELPDQAFRVGRGDPVLPTLYV from the coding sequence GTGATGGCCTCCTCCGCGTTGCTGACCGACCGCTACGAACTCACCATGCTCGACGCCGCGCTGCTCAGCGGCACGCACGACAGGGAGTGCGTGTTCGAGGCGTTCACCCGCCGCCTGCCCGCCGGGCGCCGCTACGGCATCCTGGCCGGCACGGGACGGCTGCTCGAGCTGATCGAGCAGTTCCGGTTCGGAGACGAAGAGCTCGACTACCTGCGCAGTAACAACGTCGTGCGGGATGCGACCATCGACTGGCTCGCGGACTACCGGTTCAGCGGCACCATCTCCGGCTACCGCGAGGGCGAGGTGTTCTTCCCCGGCTCGCCGTTCCTCGTCGTCGACGCGCCGTTCGCCGAGGGGGTGATCCTGGAGACCCTCCTCCTCAGCGTCTTCAACTACGACTCCGCCGTCGCGAGTGCCGCCGCCAGGATGGTCACCGCCGCCGGCGGCCGCCCCGTCGCCGAGATGGGCTCCCGGCGCGCCAACGAGCGGGCAGCCGTGGCCGCAGCGCGCGCCGCGTTCATCGCCGGGTTCAGCGCCACCTCCAACCTGGAGGCCGGCCGCGCCTGGGGCGTGCCGACGATGGGAACCGCCGCGCACGCCTTCACCCTCCTGCACGACAGAGAGGAGGACGCCTTCCGCGCCCAGGTGGATGCGCTCGGCCCCGGCACCACGCTCCTGGTCGACACGTTCGACGTCGAGAAGGCGATCGACACCGCCGTCCGCGTCGCCGGCACCGGGCTCGGCGCCGTCCGCCTCGACTCCGGCGACCTGCCGAACCTCGTCCGCCGGGTGCGCGACCAGCTCGACGGGCTCGGAGCCGTGAACACGAAGATCACGGTCACCAACGACCTCGACGAGTTCACCATCGCCGCCCTCGCCGCCTCCCCCGTCGACTCGTACGGCGTCGGCACCTCCGTGGTCACCGGCTCTGGACATCCGGCGTCCGGCATGGTCTACAAGCTGGTCGCGCACCGCGAGCACGACGGCACAGGCGAGTGGATCCCGGTGGCCAAGAAGTCCGACGGCAAGGCCACGGTGGGCGGCCGCAAGCATCCGGTGCGGCGGCTGGACGACAACGGCGTGGCGGTGGCAGAGGCCATCCACGTGATCGAGAAGGGCGCGACCGTCGAAGACCGCGGACGCGACCTGCTCGTGCCGCTGATCACCGACGGTGTCGTGCACCGCGAGCACCTGGGCGCAGCGGGGACGGCCGCGGCCAGGGAGCACAGGGCGCTCGCGATGGCGGAGCTTCCCGACCAGGCGTTCCGCGTCGGGCGGGGCGACCCCGTGCTTCCGACGCTCTACGTGTGA
- a CDS encoding helix-turn-helix transcriptional regulator: MSPEPLSPAALIFGRRVRSVRIELGLSQENVADLAQMHVTNYGKIERGVANPSLVTILRIASVLGVDVGALTTDLTGEHLPEVYSVLPASDYLRSRHGRTRRPL, encoded by the coding sequence ATGTCCCCAGAACCCCTGTCCCCAGCCGCCCTGATCTTCGGCCGTCGGGTGCGCAGCGTCCGCATCGAGCTCGGTCTCAGCCAGGAGAACGTGGCCGACCTCGCGCAGATGCACGTCACCAACTACGGCAAGATCGAGCGCGGCGTCGCCAACCCGAGCCTCGTGACCATTCTGCGCATCGCGAGCGTGCTCGGAGTCGACGTCGGCGCCCTCACGACCGATCTGACCGGTGAGCATCTGCCGGAGGTCTACAGCGTGCTCCCCGCGTCCGACTATCTCCGGTCACGGCACGGGCGCACGCGCCGGCCGCTCTGA
- a CDS encoding ABC transporter permease translates to MRPAQRTKFARYRHSLWLLTKRDLRVRYSTSVLGYLWSILDPLVMSGIYWLVFTQIFHRNVGEDPYIVFLLAALLPWMWFNGAVSDSTRAFLRESKLIRSTMIPRSIWVNRIVASKGIEFLLSLPVLAFFAIIGGATINVDILLFPLAVLIQVILTVGVGLIVAPLVVFFRDLERAIKLFLRFLFYASPIIYSARDLEHIHILKDLAAFNPLTGLFSLYRATFFAKELDWYLVLMSALVSLILLVVGVLVFRRSERAVLKEI, encoded by the coding sequence GTGCGCCCTGCGCAGCGAACGAAGTTCGCCCGCTATCGGCACTCCCTCTGGTTGCTGACCAAGCGCGACCTGCGGGTCCGGTACTCGACCAGCGTGCTCGGCTACCTGTGGTCGATCCTCGACCCCCTGGTGATGAGCGGCATCTACTGGCTCGTCTTCACCCAGATCTTCCACCGCAACGTCGGCGAAGACCCGTACATCGTCTTCCTGCTCGCCGCCCTCCTGCCCTGGATGTGGTTCAACGGCGCGGTCTCGGACAGCACCAGGGCCTTCCTCCGCGAGTCGAAGCTGATCCGGTCGACCATGATCCCGCGCTCGATCTGGGTGAACAGGATCGTCGCCTCCAAGGGCATCGAGTTCCTGCTGTCCCTCCCCGTGCTCGCGTTCTTCGCGATCATCGGAGGGGCGACCATCAACGTCGACATCCTGCTGTTCCCGCTCGCCGTGCTGATCCAGGTCATCCTGACCGTGGGCGTCGGGCTGATCGTCGCGCCGCTCGTGGTGTTCTTCCGCGACCTGGAGCGCGCGATCAAGCTGTTCCTGCGCTTCCTCTTCTACGCGTCCCCGATCATCTACAGCGCACGCGACCTCGAACACATCCACATCCTGAAAGACCTGGCGGCGTTCAACCCGCTCACCGGTCTGTTCAGCCTGTACAGGGCCACCTTCTTCGCGAAGGAGCTGGACTGGTATCTCGTGCTGATGAGCGCCCTGGTGTCGCTCATCTTGCTGGTGGTCGGCGTCCTGGTGTTCCGGCGGAGCGAGCGCGCCGTCCTGAAGGAGATCTGA